A single genomic interval of Nocardioides nitrophenolicus harbors:
- a CDS encoding nucleoside hydrolase encodes MDPVQSPPVSILLDCDPGHDDAVAILLALGSPQVRLLGISSCFGNCAVEDATRNAQRVLALAGRADVPVAVGAAGPLTGELALGNYVHGVSGLDGPPLPEPAAEPLAEDAVSFLRRMLLEAAEPVTLVVTGPMTNAGRLLREHPDLVERIAEVIFMGGSTERGNHTPTAEFNTYADPEALDVVLRSGVAVRMVGLNLTHQALATPEVVERMRAIPTGIGRTCAAWMGFFGDSYNRIWEFDAPPVHDPCTIAALIDPDVIEWREAFVAVELDGTWTRGTTVVDLHRRYPDQPVNARVAVRLDAERYWDLVIDALHRLGDAP; translated from the coding sequence ATGGACCCCGTCCAGTCCCCTCCGGTGTCGATCCTGCTCGACTGCGACCCCGGCCACGACGACGCCGTCGCGATCCTGCTGGCCCTCGGCTCGCCCCAGGTGCGCCTGCTCGGCATCTCGAGCTGCTTCGGCAACTGCGCCGTCGAGGACGCCACGCGCAACGCGCAGCGGGTGCTCGCCCTCGCCGGGCGGGCCGACGTACCGGTGGCGGTCGGCGCGGCCGGCCCGCTGACCGGCGAGCTCGCCCTCGGCAACTACGTCCACGGCGTGAGCGGCCTCGACGGCCCGCCGCTGCCCGAGCCCGCCGCCGAGCCGCTGGCCGAGGACGCCGTGAGCTTCCTGCGCCGGATGCTGCTCGAGGCGGCCGAGCCGGTGACCCTCGTGGTCACCGGTCCGATGACCAACGCGGGCCGACTGCTGCGCGAGCACCCGGACCTGGTCGAGCGGATCGCCGAGGTGATCTTCATGGGCGGCAGCACCGAGCGCGGCAACCACACCCCGACCGCCGAGTTCAACACCTACGCCGACCCGGAGGCGCTCGACGTCGTGCTGCGCTCGGGCGTGGCCGTGCGGATGGTCGGGCTCAACCTCACCCACCAGGCGCTCGCCACCCCGGAGGTGGTCGAGCGGATGCGGGCCATCCCGACCGGGATCGGCCGCACCTGCGCGGCCTGGATGGGCTTCTTCGGCGACTCGTACAACCGGATCTGGGAGTTCGACGCCCCGCCGGTGCACGATCCGTGCACCATCGCCGCCCTGATCGACCCCGACGTCATCGAGTGGCGCGAGGCCTTCGTCGCCGTCGAGCTGGACGGCACCTGGACCCGGGGTACGACGGTCGTCGACCTGCACCGGCGCTATCCCGACCAGCCGGTCAACGCCCGGGTCGCCGTCCGGCTCGACGCCGAGCGCTACTGGGACCTGGTCATCGACGCGCTGCACCGGCTCGGGGACGCGCCGTGA
- a CDS encoding ribokinase produces MSGGPLVCVVGSLNEDTTLRVPGLPRPGETVLATGSFRAPGGKGANQAAAAAVLGRSRGASVAMVGAVGSDDAGERSVAALAAGGVDVAGIRRLDIVPTGTAVVVVDDAGENHIVVDPGANDALTADEVEKAVGDLRPAVVLAQLEVATACIEAAARAVPEARVILNPAPMPADAADVRALLDRVDVLVPNQAELGRLAGRPTPRTPDEVASCVAALGFAGDVVVTMGAHGAYVAPRDAAAHHVPAEPVDAVDTSGAGDVFAGCLAVALATGADLVAAVTEANRAAGRSTEVAGARVPADFTG; encoded by the coding sequence GTGAGCGGCGGACCGCTCGTCTGCGTGGTCGGCTCGCTCAACGAGGACACCACGCTGCGCGTGCCCGGCCTGCCGCGGCCCGGGGAGACCGTGCTCGCCACCGGCTCCTTCCGCGCACCCGGCGGCAAGGGCGCGAACCAGGCGGCCGCGGCCGCCGTGCTCGGCCGCAGCCGCGGCGCCTCGGTCGCGATGGTGGGCGCGGTCGGCAGCGACGACGCCGGCGAGCGCTCGGTCGCGGCCCTCGCGGCCGGTGGCGTCGACGTCGCCGGCATCCGGCGGCTCGACATCGTCCCCACCGGCACCGCCGTCGTCGTGGTCGACGACGCGGGCGAGAACCACATCGTGGTCGACCCCGGAGCCAACGACGCCCTCACCGCCGACGAGGTCGAGAAGGCCGTCGGCGACCTGCGGCCCGCGGTGGTGCTCGCCCAGCTCGAGGTCGCCACCGCCTGCATCGAGGCCGCGGCACGCGCGGTCCCCGAGGCGCGAGTGATCCTCAACCCCGCCCCGATGCCGGCCGACGCGGCCGACGTCCGCGCGCTCCTGGACCGGGTCGACGTACTGGTTCCGAACCAGGCCGAGCTCGGCCGCCTCGCCGGCCGGCCGACCCCGCGGACCCCGGACGAGGTCGCGTCCTGCGTGGCCGCCCTCGGCTTCGCGGGCGATGTCGTGGTGACGATGGGCGCCCACGGCGCCTACGTGGCCCCGCGCGACGCCGCCGCCCACCACGTCCCCGCCGAGCCCGTCGACGCCGTCGACACCAGCGGCGCCGGCGACGTCTTCGCCGGCTGCCTTGCCGTCGCGCTGGCGACCGGCGCCGACCTGGTCGCCGCCGTCACCGAGGCCAACCGGGCCGCTGGGCGCAGTACTGAGGTGGCGGGGGCGCGGGTGCCGGCTGACTTCACCGGCTGA
- a CDS encoding SCO4402 family protein yields MNQPIVFPDMRLQVIAALRSLSDPQHQHSRWGKVEEGVNYYDDLTINVHVLYDDCMVLPQPQAVVPDVLHEEEVPAFLDLERALGILLRDLGDEPDEAYTSDPRWAAVVDAARAALVVMQRSDEAPPP; encoded by the coding sequence ATGAACCAGCCGATCGTGTTCCCTGACATGCGCCTGCAGGTGATTGCTGCCTTGCGGTCACTGAGCGACCCGCAGCACCAACACTCCCGGTGGGGAAAGGTCGAGGAGGGCGTCAACTACTACGACGACCTGACCATCAACGTCCACGTTCTTTACGACGACTGCATGGTCCTTCCCCAGCCCCAGGCTGTGGTGCCCGACGTCCTACACGAGGAGGAGGTTCCAGCGTTCCTTGACCTCGAGCGTGCACTCGGAATCCTGCTTCGAGATCTTGGCGACGAGCCCGATGAGGCGTACACGAGTGATCCGCGCTGGGCTGCCGTCGTGGATGCAGCGCGGGCGGCTCTCGTCGTCATGCAGCGATCCGACGAAGCGCCTCCTCCATGA
- a CDS encoding DUF6531 domain-containing protein — protein MRRTTDLDRRHGLRALIAVLVAGMVASLLPLLPSFAVPAVATPGSPSATGDLPVICGDDRVEDLSTETRYAAVWVPAGASLYFDSAVEIMPSLYFGAGRGEYFLNASIWADGIELTSKLGLADVGIIWGPGPYSWSPPHSLNEIPHFTNSTGQSRMFAVAIRASRTFAGAGIRWSLGFDVPGGTTGVCNRAVSGSEFFGPNPAAGQQCPPCSGSTSNSVDTRSGNEHWTLPGVTIAGRGPGLDFQLGYNSLDAGYNGPLGRGWRSTYDMALSKNSDGTRTVFQETGSTVTFTKNGSGVWKAPKAWSSWSTP, from the coding sequence GTGCGTCGAACGACCGATCTGGATCGACGCCATGGCCTTCGCGCGTTGATCGCGGTGTTGGTCGCCGGCATGGTCGCCAGTTTGCTTCCTCTGCTGCCGTCCTTTGCGGTTCCAGCGGTCGCGACTCCTGGTTCGCCGTCGGCCACGGGTGACTTGCCGGTGATCTGCGGCGACGATCGTGTGGAGGATCTTTCGACAGAGACGAGGTACGCCGCGGTCTGGGTGCCGGCGGGCGCTTCGTTGTACTTCGACTCCGCCGTGGAGATCATGCCCAGCCTGTACTTCGGCGCCGGTCGCGGCGAGTACTTCTTGAATGCATCGATCTGGGCCGACGGAATCGAGCTCACCTCGAAGCTCGGGCTCGCGGATGTCGGGATCATCTGGGGTCCAGGTCCGTACTCGTGGTCCCCACCCCACTCGCTCAACGAGATCCCACATTTCACGAACAGCACGGGGCAGTCGCGCATGTTCGCGGTCGCGATCAGGGCGAGCCGGACCTTCGCTGGCGCCGGGATCCGATGGAGTCTCGGGTTCGACGTGCCTGGCGGCACCACAGGCGTATGCAACCGGGCCGTCAGTGGTTCGGAGTTCTTCGGCCCGAACCCGGCTGCGGGACAGCAGTGCCCGCCGTGCAGCGGGTCGACGTCGAACTCGGTCGACACTCGCTCGGGCAACGAGCACTGGACCCTTCCGGGCGTGACGATCGCCGGTCGTGGGCCGGGGCTGGACTTCCAGCTGGGCTACAACTCGCTCGACGCGGGCTACAACGGGCCCCTCGGCCGGGGTTGGCGCAGCACCTATGACATGGCCTTGAGCAAGAACTCCGACGGTACGCGCACGGTCTTCCAGGAGACCGGGTCGACCGTGACGTTCACCAAGAACGGTAGTGGCGTGTGGAAGGCTCCGAAGGCGTGGTCGTCGTGGAGCACGCCATGA
- a CDS encoding M20 metallopeptidase family protein: protein MPIDRWQQAAAYAEWMVGHRRRLHEEPEVGLALPDTHAYVADVLAGLGLSPEVHEGAGVTAAISGREGGRPVVLRADMDALPVREETGLPFASRRDGAMHACGHDLHMAMLLGAARCLVEEPPRRDTVLVFQPGEESDRGAVPTLARHAHLRLDDAETFAIHVHATWPAGTVFHRPGVFMAAGDWFRITFTGPGAHASQPHLAGNPIVAGADVVHGLRRAVAELAADEHLVATVTESLMGNTVNVIPAEGSLRGTLRTLSKERRAALVTTLRELAERAAKDADLAVSVEIVEGYPPVVNDPTYDERLVAALRDAPVEARPMADPSMVIEDYAYFLDRWPGSMVYLGAQVPGHHAFNHAADAVFDEGVLAVGAGLHLLAADGL, encoded by the coding sequence GTGCCGATCGATCGCTGGCAGCAGGCCGCGGCGTACGCCGAGTGGATGGTCGGCCACCGCCGCCGGCTCCACGAGGAGCCCGAGGTCGGCCTCGCCCTCCCCGACACCCACGCCTACGTCGCCGACGTCCTCGCCGGGCTCGGGCTAAGTCCCGAGGTGCACGAGGGGGCCGGCGTCACCGCCGCGATCAGTGGCCGGGAGGGCGGCCGGCCGGTGGTCCTGCGCGCCGACATGGACGCGCTCCCGGTCCGCGAGGAGACCGGCCTGCCCTTCGCCTCGCGGCGCGACGGCGCGATGCACGCCTGCGGCCACGACCTGCACATGGCGATGCTGCTCGGCGCCGCCCGCTGCCTCGTCGAGGAGCCGCCGCGCCGCGACACCGTGCTCGTCTTCCAGCCGGGCGAGGAGAGCGACCGCGGCGCGGTGCCGACCCTCGCGCGGCACGCCCACCTGCGCCTCGACGACGCCGAGACCTTCGCGATCCACGTGCACGCCACCTGGCCGGCCGGCACCGTCTTCCACCGCCCCGGCGTGTTCATGGCCGCCGGCGACTGGTTCCGGATCACCTTCACCGGCCCCGGCGCGCACGCCAGCCAGCCCCACCTCGCCGGCAATCCCATCGTCGCCGGCGCCGACGTCGTCCACGGCCTGCGCCGGGCGGTCGCGGAGCTCGCGGCCGACGAGCACCTCGTCGCCACGGTCACCGAGAGCCTGATGGGCAACACCGTCAACGTGATCCCCGCCGAGGGCAGCCTGCGCGGCACGCTGCGCACGCTGAGCAAGGAGCGCCGCGCGGCCCTCGTCACCACCCTGCGCGAGCTCGCCGAGCGGGCGGCGAAGGACGCCGACCTCGCGGTGTCGGTCGAGATCGTCGAGGGCTACCCGCCCGTCGTCAACGACCCGACGTACGACGAACGGCTGGTCGCCGCCCTCCGCGACGCGCCCGTCGAGGCCCGGCCGATGGCCGACCCGTCGATGGTGATCGAGGACTACGCCTACTTCCTCGATCGCTGGCCCGGCTCCATGGTCTACCTCGGCGCCCAGGTCCCCGGCCACCACGCGTTCAACCACGCCGCCGACGCCGTCTTCGACGAGGGGGTGCTGGCCGTGGGCGCCGGCCTGCACCTGCTGGCGGCCGACGGGCTGTGA
- a CDS encoding rhodanese-like domain-containing protein, with translation MIPQVEIDGVPDPLPERLLVLDVREDDEWAAGHIEGAVHIPLMELPARLGEFVELEAPQTLVVCKGGGRSARAVAYLAQQGYDVVNLVDGMLGWERAGRPMTADGDQPPYVV, from the coding sequence ATGATCCCCCAGGTCGAGATCGACGGTGTCCCGGACCCGCTGCCCGAGCGCCTGCTGGTGCTCGACGTCCGCGAGGACGACGAGTGGGCCGCCGGCCACATCGAAGGCGCGGTCCACATCCCGCTGATGGAGCTGCCCGCCCGGCTGGGCGAGTTCGTGGAACTCGAGGCGCCGCAGACCCTGGTGGTCTGCAAGGGCGGCGGCCGCTCGGCGCGCGCGGTCGCCTATCTCGCGCAACAGGGCTACGACGTGGTCAACCTGGTCGACGGCATGCTCGGCTGGGAGCGCGCCGGCCGGCCGATGACCGCCGACGGCGACCAGCCGCCGTACGTCGTCTGA
- a CDS encoding LysR family transcriptional regulator has product MLDLHRLRLLREVHGRGTVHAAAAALGYSPSAVSQQLAVLEREAGTPLLERTGRNVRLTDAGRLLVDHALTLLEGVETAEAELATLAAGRVAGVVRICAFQSALLRIVAPAVRALATSHPDVRIEVTEGEVEQAAPGLRLHQYDLVIGDEYDGEPRPVHADLRRERLLRERLLLVLPADHPEAGAARVPLTRLAGLAWAACQPGTGHRAMHLRVCRGYGGFEPDLRHSSDDFVILLEMVRTAGAGALLPELALAGRDEGVAVRPLAEGPLGREVFLLTRRARTPAVDAVTAALRAASPRLEP; this is encoded by the coding sequence ATGCTCGACCTCCACCGGCTCCGCCTGCTGCGCGAGGTGCACGGGCGCGGCACCGTGCACGCCGCCGCGGCGGCGCTCGGGTACTCCCCCAGCGCGGTCTCCCAGCAGCTCGCCGTCCTCGAGCGCGAGGCCGGCACGCCGCTGCTCGAGCGGACCGGTCGCAACGTCCGGCTGACCGACGCAGGCCGCCTTCTCGTCGACCACGCCCTCACCCTGCTCGAGGGCGTCGAGACGGCCGAGGCCGAGCTCGCCACCCTCGCCGCGGGCCGGGTGGCGGGCGTGGTGCGGATCTGCGCCTTCCAGTCCGCGCTGCTGCGGATCGTCGCGCCCGCCGTCCGCGCCCTCGCGACCAGCCACCCCGACGTACGGATCGAGGTGACCGAGGGCGAGGTCGAGCAGGCCGCGCCCGGGCTGCGCCTGCACCAGTACGACCTCGTCATCGGGGACGAGTACGACGGCGAGCCGCGCCCGGTCCACGCCGACCTGCGCCGCGAGCGGCTGCTGCGCGAGCGGCTCCTCCTCGTGCTGCCCGCCGACCACCCCGAGGCCGGTGCGGCCCGGGTGCCCCTCACCCGGCTCGCCGGCCTCGCCTGGGCGGCCTGCCAGCCCGGCACCGGTCATCGTGCGATGCACCTGCGGGTGTGCCGTGGATACGGCGGCTTCGAGCCGGACCTGCGGCACAGCTCCGACGACTTCGTGATCCTGCTGGAGATGGTGCGCACGGCCGGCGCGGGCGCGCTGCTCCCCGAGCTCGCCCTCGCCGGGCGCGACGAGGGGGTCGCGGTCCGCCCGCTCGCGGAGGGACCGCTCGGCCGGGAGGTGTTCCTGCTGACCCGGCGGGCACGCACCCCCGCCGTCGACGCGGTGACCGCCGCACTGCGGGCGGCGTCTCCTAGGCTGGAGCCATGA
- a CDS encoding DMT family transporter produces MGALYCLLSAAGFGLMAVFAKSAYDEGVSVPALLLVRFALAAVLLLAIAASRGALRGLTRRAVLVGLAMGVFGYAVQASFYFSALQHLDASLVALVFYVYPVTVMVASIAVGRERASVRRVAALLVALGGIGLVLAGAATGQFDTVGVLLSLGAAATYTGYIVVGDRVTAGTPPVALAALVCTGATGALLAVDGVRGLPDLGFGAAGWGWLAALVLISTVASVLLFFAGLAKVGPSTAAILSILEPVVTVLSAAAVFGETLTAPQWGGGLLVLAAVVLVQLPARGRVPVVVPGVRSRAPRRPARAGSPGTPAPTMPRAG; encoded by the coding sequence GTGGGTGCCCTCTACTGCTTGCTCTCGGCCGCCGGCTTCGGGCTGATGGCCGTCTTCGCTAAGTCCGCGTACGACGAGGGCGTGTCCGTCCCGGCGCTGCTCCTGGTGCGCTTCGCGCTGGCCGCCGTCCTGCTGCTCGCGATCGCGGCGAGCCGCGGGGCGCTGCGCGGCCTGACCCGCCGGGCGGTGCTGGTCGGCTTGGCGATGGGCGTCTTCGGGTACGCCGTGCAGGCATCCTTCTACTTCTCCGCGCTCCAGCACCTCGACGCCTCGCTGGTGGCCCTGGTCTTCTACGTCTACCCGGTCACCGTGATGGTCGCGTCGATCGCGGTCGGGCGCGAGCGGGCCTCCGTGCGTCGGGTGGCCGCGCTGCTGGTCGCCCTCGGCGGGATCGGCCTGGTCCTGGCCGGCGCCGCGACCGGGCAGTTCGACACCGTCGGCGTGCTGCTCTCGCTCGGCGCGGCGGCAACCTACACCGGCTACATCGTCGTCGGCGACCGGGTCACCGCCGGCACCCCGCCGGTCGCGCTCGCGGCGCTGGTCTGCACCGGCGCCACCGGTGCCCTGCTCGCCGTGGACGGGGTGCGCGGCCTGCCCGACCTGGGCTTCGGCGCCGCCGGCTGGGGCTGGCTGGCCGCACTGGTGCTGATCAGCACCGTCGCGTCGGTGCTGCTCTTCTTCGCCGGCCTCGCCAAGGTCGGTCCCTCGACCGCCGCGATCCTGTCGATCCTCGAGCCGGTCGTGACCGTGCTCAGCGCGGCCGCCGTGTTCGGCGAGACGCTGACGGCGCCGCAGTGGGGCGGCGGGCTGCTGGTCCTCGCCGCGGTGGTGCTGGTGCAGCTGCCCGCGCGGGGTCGGGTACCGGTCGTCGTACCCGGGGTCAGGTCGCGCGCACCACGCCGACCGGCTCGGGCTGGAAGCCCGGGAACACCTGCGCCGACGATGCCCCGAGCCGGTTGA
- a CDS encoding DUF1501 domain-containing protein, which yields MTPDCSCDEFAALNRGLSRRGLFRGVAGTTAALTTTTAIGGAFMSTSYAATSSAPAVLVVLSMRGAVDGMSLVVPHADPVYYAARPRIAVPSARLVAKDAFFGLHPDLAPLLPWWNAGSMAAVHATGLPAPNRSHFAAIEEVEDADPGSAERVGWLNRLIGRDAEQDPLQAVQFGDSVLPAALLGPEPAVAVDRVESMKLAGADRWDTNGRRPRSMATMWADAPGPLGAGARSAMRAIADFAPVRDSSATPANGAVYPDGDLGESLASAARTIRGDIGAEVITIDTGSWDHHVDLGTLEWGQLQRMTKELAAALAAFLTDLGPLMAKVTVVTLSEFGRRTKENANYGLDHGYGNVMFLLGAGVVGGYHGRWPGLVNTVDGDLLVTTDYRSVLSEVVVNRLGASSAQVFPGFQPEPVGVVRAT from the coding sequence ATGACCCCCGACTGCTCCTGCGACGAGTTCGCCGCCCTGAACCGGGGGCTGTCCCGCCGCGGGCTGTTCCGCGGCGTCGCCGGCACCACCGCCGCGCTGACCACCACGACCGCGATCGGCGGGGCCTTCATGTCGACGTCGTACGCCGCGACGTCGAGCGCGCCGGCGGTGCTGGTGGTGCTCTCGATGCGGGGCGCCGTCGACGGGATGAGCCTGGTGGTGCCGCACGCGGACCCGGTCTACTACGCGGCGCGCCCGCGGATCGCCGTACCGTCGGCCCGACTGGTCGCCAAGGACGCCTTCTTCGGCCTCCACCCCGACCTCGCGCCGCTCCTGCCGTGGTGGAACGCCGGTTCGATGGCGGCCGTCCACGCGACCGGACTCCCGGCACCGAACCGCTCGCACTTCGCGGCCATCGAGGAGGTCGAGGACGCCGATCCTGGGTCGGCGGAGCGGGTGGGCTGGCTCAACCGCCTGATCGGGCGCGATGCGGAGCAGGATCCGCTGCAGGCGGTGCAGTTCGGCGACTCGGTGCTCCCGGCCGCGCTGCTGGGTCCGGAGCCCGCCGTCGCCGTCGACCGGGTCGAGTCGATGAAGCTCGCGGGCGCGGACCGCTGGGACACCAACGGGCGCCGGCCCCGGTCGATGGCGACGATGTGGGCCGACGCGCCCGGCCCGCTGGGGGCCGGCGCCCGGTCGGCGATGCGGGCGATCGCCGACTTCGCGCCGGTCCGCGACTCCTCCGCGACGCCGGCGAACGGCGCGGTCTACCCCGACGGCGACCTCGGCGAGAGCCTGGCCTCGGCCGCCCGCACCATCCGCGGCGACATCGGCGCCGAGGTGATCACCATCGACACCGGCAGCTGGGACCACCACGTCGACCTCGGCACCTTGGAGTGGGGTCAGCTCCAGCGGATGACCAAGGAGCTCGCCGCCGCGCTGGCCGCGTTCCTCACCGACCTCGGGCCGCTGATGGCGAAGGTCACCGTGGTCACGCTCTCGGAGTTCGGCCGCCGCACGAAGGAGAACGCCAACTACGGCCTCGACCACGGCTACGGCAATGTGATGTTCCTGCTCGGCGCCGGGGTCGTCGGCGGCTACCACGGCCGGTGGCCCGGCCTGGTCAACACCGTCGACGGCGACCTGCTGGTCACCACCGACTACCGCAGCGTCCTGTCGGAGGTGGTCGTCAACCGGCTCGGGGCATCGTCGGCGCAGGTGTTCCCGGGCTTCCAGCCCGAGCCGGTCGGCGTGGTGCGCGCGACCTGA
- a CDS encoding DUF1800 domain-containing protein, with product MGTHPARAARRAILSGAAAGLGAVLARPAAASAAPDVRGYPATAVPDAETWHGIRRFTAGYTPALRDQIADAGGFDAWFERQLDGTYDDAWYHDTSRWWLSINADDATVWQRDRSEVESLWWADANYQSWAMVRRFGSQRQVLETMAELWEHHLHVPAQGAVGPFRTAYGKVIRAHALGTFSDLLEAAITHPAMSVYLGNANSHKSAPNENLGRELLELHTVGVGQYDEDDVKASARLLTGFKVGIWTTWATSYDPAAHWTGPVEVIGFSHPNSAPDGRPALSAYLRYLARHPATARRIARRLAVRFVSDAPSAALVDDLAAVYLAEDTAIVPVLRALIRSAEYRAATDTKVRTPSEDVVATYRALGVRLTAGPSAVADESAANTMLWQAQRIGAKPFNWPRPDGRPDSAQAWSSTSRFLASLDIHYTMSGGWWPVQGAQYRDPLSWLPPAAPAAPADEDPLVVGRPKKGKKKKKKKKKKKKRTPPAAPPPTPTPPPDPVVPDPPDPADPPATPVSSIRFDELVDHLCRTLLGLPVEATMLQAACEAAGCAPADVLTARHRILAWEFPRLITVLLDSPLHLTR from the coding sequence ATGGGTACCCACCCTGCTCGTGCGGCGCGCCGCGCGATCCTGTCCGGCGCCGCCGCCGGCCTGGGCGCGGTGCTGGCCCGGCCTGCCGCGGCGAGCGCGGCTCCGGACGTCCGCGGCTACCCCGCCACGGCGGTCCCCGACGCCGAGACCTGGCACGGCATCCGCCGGTTCACCGCCGGCTACACCCCGGCCCTGCGCGACCAGATCGCCGACGCCGGCGGCTTCGACGCCTGGTTCGAGCGGCAGCTGGACGGCACGTACGACGACGCGTGGTACCACGACACCTCCCGGTGGTGGCTCTCGATCAACGCCGACGACGCGACGGTGTGGCAGCGCGACCGCAGCGAGGTCGAGTCGCTGTGGTGGGCCGACGCCAACTACCAGTCGTGGGCGATGGTCCGGCGCTTCGGCTCGCAGCGGCAGGTCCTGGAGACCATGGCCGAGCTGTGGGAGCACCACCTGCACGTCCCCGCGCAGGGCGCGGTCGGCCCGTTCCGCACGGCTTACGGCAAGGTGATCCGCGCGCACGCGCTCGGCACCTTCTCCGACCTGCTCGAGGCGGCGATCACCCATCCCGCGATGAGCGTCTATCTCGGCAACGCGAACTCCCACAAGTCCGCCCCCAACGAGAACCTCGGCCGCGAGCTGCTGGAGCTGCACACCGTCGGCGTCGGGCAGTACGACGAGGACGACGTGAAGGCCTCGGCCCGGCTGCTGACCGGGTTCAAGGTCGGCATCTGGACCACCTGGGCCACCTCCTACGACCCGGCCGCCCACTGGACCGGACCGGTCGAGGTGATCGGCTTCAGCCACCCCAACAGCGCCCCGGACGGGCGTCCCGCGCTGTCGGCGTACCTGCGCTACCTGGCGCGGCACCCGGCCACCGCGCGCCGGATCGCCCGCCGGCTCGCGGTCCGCTTCGTCTCCGACGCCCCCTCCGCCGCGCTGGTCGACGACCTGGCCGCGGTCTACCTCGCCGAGGACACCGCCATCGTCCCGGTGCTGCGGGCGCTGATCCGGTCGGCGGAGTACCGGGCCGCCACCGACACCAAGGTGCGCACCCCGTCCGAGGACGTGGTCGCGACCTACCGTGCGCTCGGCGTACGGCTCACGGCGGGACCGAGCGCCGTGGCCGACGAGTCGGCCGCCAACACCATGCTGTGGCAGGCCCAGCGGATCGGCGCGAAGCCGTTCAACTGGCCGCGCCCCGACGGCCGGCCGGACAGCGCGCAGGCCTGGTCGTCGACGTCGCGCTTCCTCGCCTCGCTCGACATCCACTACACGATGAGCGGCGGCTGGTGGCCGGTCCAGGGCGCGCAGTACCGCGACCCGCTCTCCTGGCTGCCCCCGGCCGCACCGGCGGCGCCCGCCGACGAGGACCCGCTCGTCGTCGGCCGTCCGAAGAAGGGCAAGAAGAAGAAAAAGAAGAAGAAGAAAAAGAAGAAGCGCACCCCGCCGGCGGCTCCCCCGCCGACTCCCACGCCGCCGCCGGACCCGGTCGTGCCCGACCCTCCCGACCCGGCCGACCCGCCCGCCACGCCGGTCAGCAGCATCCGCTTCGACGAGCTGGTCGACCACCTGTGCCGCACCCTGCTCGGCCTCCCGGTCGAGGCGACCATGCTGCAGGCGGCGTGCGAGGCGGCCGGCTGCGCGCCGGCCGACGTGCTCACCGCCCGGCACCGGATCCTGGCCTGGGAGTTCCCGCGCCTGATCACCGTCCTGCTCGACTCACCCCTCCACCTGACCCGGTGA
- a CDS encoding Fpg/Nei family DNA glycosylase, whose translation MPELPEVEALALDLRGRLDGRAITRVHIAAFSALKTYDPPLSAIEGTLVDDVRRHGKFLDIEASGLHLVLHLARAGWVRWKDEVPALPPRPSTKSTLAVRVVLDERDGLTPGLDITEAGTKKSLALYLVRDPLDVPGIASLGPDPLTDDFTPERLAAILADAGRKQLKGVLRHQGTIAGIGNAYSDEILHAARMSPFKPADSLTDDDLAVLYAAVRDTLGAAVERSRGLAASELKAEKKSNLAVHGQTGKPCPVCGGIVREVSFADSSLQYCPTCQTGGKPLADRRMSKLLK comes from the coding sequence GTGCCCGAGCTGCCCGAGGTGGAAGCCCTGGCCCTCGACCTGCGGGGCCGGCTGGACGGGCGCGCCATCACCCGCGTGCACATCGCGGCCTTCAGCGCGCTCAAGACCTACGACCCGCCGCTGTCGGCGATCGAGGGCACCCTCGTCGACGACGTACGACGGCACGGCAAGTTCCTCGACATCGAGGCCAGCGGCCTGCACCTCGTGCTCCACCTCGCCCGCGCGGGCTGGGTGCGCTGGAAGGACGAGGTGCCGGCGCTGCCGCCGCGCCCGAGCACCAAGTCCACGCTGGCGGTACGCGTCGTCCTCGACGAGCGCGACGGCCTCACGCCGGGCCTCGACATCACCGAGGCCGGCACCAAGAAGTCGCTGGCCCTCTACCTGGTGCGCGACCCGCTCGACGTCCCCGGCATCGCCAGCCTCGGCCCCGACCCCCTCACCGACGACTTCACGCCCGAGCGGCTGGCCGCGATCCTCGCCGACGCCGGGCGCAAGCAGCTCAAGGGCGTGCTGCGCCACCAGGGCACCATCGCCGGCATCGGCAACGCCTACTCCGACGAGATCCTGCACGCCGCGCGGATGTCGCCCTTCAAACCGGCCGACAGCCTCACCGACGACGACCTCGCGGTCCTGTACGCCGCCGTCCGCGACACCCTCGGCGCCGCCGTCGAGCGCTCCCGCGGGCTCGCCGCGAGCGAGCTGAAGGCCGAGAAGAAGTCGAATCTCGCGGTGCACGGCCAGACCGGCAAGCCGTGTCCGGTGTGCGGGGGCATCGTGCGGGAGGTGTCCTTCGCCGACTCCAGCCTGCAGTACTGCCCCACCTGCCAGACCGGCGGCAAGCCCCTCGCCGACCGCCGGATGAGCAAGCTGCTCAAGTAG